In the Topomyia yanbarensis strain Yona2022 chromosome 3, ASM3024719v1, whole genome shotgun sequence genome, one interval contains:
- the LOC131692419 gene encoding cuticle protein 16.5-like — translation MFRLVVLSVVLAVAAAAPSATVYASAPLAYTSYAAVPAVVAQKEISYQKSIIEEPAIAHVGNIEKKIPTGYSHQSFTQYHNKQVAEEVYAPAVKKTIVETPVEKTSYHTVATPAIQTTYVQPAPAVTYAAAPIAKHAYVEAAPALTYAAAPAYTYAAAPAYSYAAAPALTYAASPIAYTGSYYSGVPAVYAKH, via the coding sequence ATGTTCAGATTGGTGGTGTTGTCCGTTGTTCTTGCTGTTGCCGCTGCTGCCCCGAGTGCTACCGTGTACGCATCTGCGCCACTGGCATACACCTCGTACGCCGCTGTTCCTGCCGTAGTTGCCCAGAAGGAGATCTCCTATCAGAAGAGCATCATCGAAGAGCCAGCCATTGCCCATGTTGGAAACATTGAAAAGAAAATCCCAACTGGATACTCGCACCAGAGCTTCACTCAGTACCACAACAAGCAGGTTGCCGAGGAAGTTTATGCCCCAGCTGTGAAGAAGACCATCGTCGAGACCCCTGTCGAGAAGACCTCCTACCACACTGTGGCTACACCAGCTATCCAGACCACCTACGTTCAGCCTGCCCCAGCTGTGACCTACGCCGCTGCCCCAATTGCCAAGCACGCCTATGTTGAAGCTGCCCCAGCTCTGACCTATGCTGCCGCACCTGCTTACACCTATGCCGCGGCTCCAGCTTACAGCTATGCCGCTGCGCCAGCTCTGACCTACGCCGCTTCCCCAATCGCCTACACCGGAAGCTACTACAGCGGTGTCCCAGCCGTGTACGCCAAGCACTAA